A stretch of the Candidatus Ozemobacteraceae bacterium genome encodes the following:
- a CDS encoding tetratricopeptide repeat protein, with the protein MSKKTAADLNPIQDLMKEGKYDEARPLLQDYLKHKPDDPLALRLYGNTYAYTGFLGKAKKIWKDAIRKFPDNIDLLYNYALAFYLQGDLETAYRYWKRALALNGKDSEILFSLGQVARDRGMLRRAVSWWKKALQIDPSNVETMNNIGTAFASLGMFGKAALWYEKALAEDPDYALAHLNLANAKFELHQFDEASAHAEKAAQLDPSSHLEASETLIRKVKAARPPAPAPKPEAPKAEAPK; encoded by the coding sequence ATGTCGAAGAAGACCGCTGCTGACCTCAATCCCATCCAGGACTTGATGAAGGAAGGGAAGTATGACGAGGCCCGGCCTCTGCTCCAGGACTACCTGAAGCACAAGCCGGATGATCCACTGGCACTGCGCCTGTACGGCAACACGTATGCCTACACCGGCTTTCTCGGCAAGGCCAAGAAAATCTGGAAGGACGCCATCCGGAAATTCCCGGACAACATCGATCTGCTGTACAATTACGCTCTCGCCTTCTACCTCCAGGGCGACCTGGAGACGGCCTACCGATACTGGAAACGGGCTCTGGCCCTGAACGGAAAGGATTCAGAAATTCTGTTCAGCCTGGGCCAGGTCGCGCGCGATCGCGGGATGCTCCGCCGGGCGGTATCATGGTGGAAGAAAGCTCTCCAGATCGACCCCTCCAACGTCGAAACGATGAACAACATCGGCACCGCCTTCGCCTCGCTCGGCATGTTCGGAAAAGCGGCGCTCTGGTATGAAAAAGCTCTCGCCGAAGATCCGGACTACGCTCTCGCCCACTTGAACCTCGCCAACGCGAAGTTCGAACTCCACCAGTTCGACGAGGCCTCGGCACATGCCGAAAAGGCCGCTCAACTCGATCCCTCGAGCCACCTCGAGGCATCGGAAACCCTCATCCGAAAAGTGAAGGCGGCCCGCCCGCCGGCCCCGGCCCCAAAACCGGAGGCGCCGAAAGCCGAAGCGCCGAAGTAA
- a CDS encoding molybdopterin molybdotransferase MoeA translates to MKTFDEAYATIMEVAAGSVPESEPVPLDAVPGRILAENLAAPEDLPMADNSAMDGYCFRRSDAVAASSGTPVSLPLASGIDAGHPLEALPEGHAAYIATGGILPVGADTIVRIEDAELPAPGTHLLVRSLPPEGAYIRRRGRDRRSGDLVLAAGVRLTPYAVGVAASLGRTVVRAARRPRVCILVSGDELVMPFEHPRPWQVRNTNTPILKALIRSAGGEPIDLGIVRDDPGSAEAALRRAAELGDVVVSSGGISMGRKDPFVTALDAIGAAISVRGVAMRPGKPITFGRIGNTPYFGLPGNQASSAVTAELFLRPFLARLQGSADPDHRRVLLPLAKDVTNRTGRDDFQRGRLVSTASGPVAETLEKQDSHFLSSLLGADLLVRIPGDRPQIRAGELVECRFIG, encoded by the coding sequence ATGAAAACCTTCGACGAAGCCTATGCCACGATCATGGAAGTCGCCGCCGGCTCCGTGCCCGAAAGCGAGCCTGTTCCGCTCGATGCGGTCCCCGGCCGCATTCTCGCCGAGAACCTCGCGGCGCCGGAGGATCTGCCCATGGCCGACAACTCGGCGATGGACGGGTACTGTTTCAGACGCTCTGACGCCGTTGCCGCGTCATCCGGAACCCCGGTTTCCCTCCCGCTCGCGTCCGGGATCGACGCCGGCCATCCTCTCGAGGCGCTCCCCGAGGGTCATGCAGCGTATATCGCGACCGGCGGCATTCTCCCGGTCGGCGCCGACACGATCGTCAGGATCGAGGACGCCGAACTCCCCGCACCCGGCACGCACCTCCTGGTTCGCAGTCTCCCTCCCGAAGGCGCCTACATCCGGCGTCGCGGCCGAGACCGACGTTCGGGCGATCTCGTGCTGGCCGCGGGCGTGCGGCTCACTCCCTATGCCGTCGGCGTCGCGGCGTCGCTCGGTCGGACCGTCGTCCGCGCGGCGCGACGGCCGCGGGTCTGCATTCTCGTCTCCGGAGACGAGCTCGTCATGCCGTTCGAACACCCCCGGCCCTGGCAGGTCCGCAACACCAACACCCCGATTCTGAAAGCGCTCATCCGCTCGGCCGGCGGAGAGCCGATCGATCTCGGCATCGTCCGCGACGACCCCGGCTCCGCCGAAGCCGCCCTTCGGCGGGCCGCGGAACTGGGCGACGTCGTCGTCTCCTCCGGCGGCATCTCGATGGGCCGGAAAGACCCTTTTGTCACGGCGCTGGACGCCATCGGAGCCGCGATATCCGTCAGAGGCGTCGCGATGAGGCCGGGCAAGCCCATCACGTTCGGACGCATCGGCAACACCCCGTATTTCGGGCTTCCCGGCAACCAGGCGTCTTCCGCCGTGACGGCCGAACTGTTCCTGCGCCCGTTCCTGGCGCGTCTGCAGGGAAGCGCGGATCCGGACCACCGTCGCGTCCTGCTCCCCCTGGCGAAAGATGTGACGAACCGCACCGGCCGCGATGATTTCCAGCGGGGGCGGCTTGTCAGCACGGCATCGGGACCCGTCGCCGAAACGCTGGAAAAGCAGGATTCCCATTTTCTCTCGTCTCTTCTCGGAGCGGACCTCCTCGTCAGAATTCCTGGCGACAGGCCGCAGATCAGAGCCGGTGAGCTCGTCGAGTGCCGGTTCATCGGCTGA
- the rsmD gene encoding 16S rRNA (guanine(966)-N(2))-methyltransferase RsmD gives MRVISGSAKGRQLKMPKGGKTRPAMDRVKSSLFSILAARIPDCRFLDLFAGSGSLGIEALSRGAAFAAFVDMSNDCITAIRENLEMTRLADRGKPFRMDCLSFLRGRPLEPFDIVCIDPPYLKGLLEPILNELPVCPLFNERTIFIIERQKKDDLGLDKKPALEQTDERLFGDTVLTFFRLKKTAS, from the coding sequence ATGCGCGTCATTTCAGGATCGGCCAAAGGCCGTCAACTCAAGATGCCCAAGGGGGGAAAAACCCGCCCGGCGATGGACCGCGTGAAGAGCTCGCTGTTCTCGATTCTTGCCGCCCGCATTCCCGACTGCCGGTTTCTCGACCTGTTCGCAGGTTCGGGAAGTCTCGGCATCGAGGCGCTTTCGCGCGGCGCGGCGTTCGCCGCGTTCGTCGACATGTCGAACGACTGCATCACGGCAATTCGCGAGAATCTCGAGATGACCAGGCTCGCCGACCGGGGAAAACCCTTCCGGATGGACTGCCTCTCGTTCCTGCGCGGCCGGCCGCTCGAACCTTTCGATATCGTCTGCATCGACCCGCCCTACCTGAAGGGCCTGCTCGAGCCGATCCTGAACGAGCTTCCGGTCTGCCCTCTCTTCAACGAACGCACGATCTTCATCATCGAGCGACAAAAGAAAGACGACCTGGGCCTCGACAAGAAGCCGGCCCTCGAACAGACCGACGAGCGCCTGTTCGGCGACACCGTTCTGACGTTCTTCCGGCTGAAGAAGACCGCATCTTGA
- a CDS encoding ATP-dependent RecD-like DNA helicase, which produces MENECLTVVVERITYTNPQNGYSVLRTSVKGRADGVTVVGSFSAIHPGEELRVYGTWTCHPQFGPQFHAFKYTTMKPATVRGIEKYLGSGLIKGVGPVTAKRLVAAFGTETLDVIESRPDRLADCDGIGPVRSARIIEGWKQQKAIQDVMIFLQGHGISTAYAVRIFKNLGQDAIAKVAANPYMLAYEIRGIGFKTADKIAAEFNITGADPRRLEAGLLFVLNAALDEGHMFLPRPELVKRSVEILQVEDVAAVEGAIDAQTKDRRIVIRDHGDIACVYLSFAWRDEIGVVERLAPLLQDAPDHASHDRGSGPPAPGWRGPGGPDRGKLLAALEGATSKAGITLTEIQAVAVEKSLRERFLVITGGPGTGKTTTLKTLVEAHTLMGRRVLLASPTGRAAKRLAEVSGREAKTIHRLLEYSPQEGGFRYNQSKPLACDTLVVDEASMIDMNLFHALIKAVPPGATCVLVGDADQLPSVGPGLLLRQLIESGVAPVVRLNIVFRQAEESLIIRNAYRVHGGAMPILVSPDGKTRTDCYFLDAGEPDKALPLLRNVVSLSLTKRFGYHPIEDIQVLTPMNRGTLGAANLNRELQEALNPASPEKPELTHMHRVFRVGDKVIQLKNNYDLDVFNGDIGIVRNVETEDQEIVVEFPQGERVYQAADLLDLSHAFAITVHKSQGSEYPAVVLVATTQHYVMLQRNLLYTGMTRARRTLVLMGSKRAVWIAVKNDRVQARWTLLADLLRETYPERAKVAVSNERNEQNGHDPEQG; this is translated from the coding sequence GTGGAAAACGAGTGCCTGACCGTCGTCGTCGAACGCATCACATATACGAACCCGCAGAACGGCTACTCCGTGCTCAGGACGAGCGTCAAGGGCCGGGCTGACGGCGTCACCGTCGTCGGCAGTTTTTCGGCGATCCATCCGGGCGAGGAGCTGCGCGTCTACGGCACCTGGACCTGCCATCCCCAGTTCGGGCCGCAGTTTCACGCGTTCAAATACACGACGATGAAACCGGCGACGGTGCGGGGCATCGAGAAATATCTCGGCTCGGGCCTGATCAAGGGGGTCGGCCCGGTGACGGCGAAGCGCCTCGTGGCCGCGTTCGGAACCGAGACGCTCGATGTGATCGAAAGCCGGCCCGACCGGCTCGCCGACTGCGACGGCATCGGTCCCGTGCGCAGCGCGCGCATCATCGAGGGGTGGAAGCAGCAGAAGGCGATCCAGGACGTGATGATCTTCCTGCAGGGACACGGCATCTCGACGGCCTACGCTGTGCGCATCTTCAAAAATCTCGGCCAGGACGCCATCGCGAAGGTGGCGGCCAACCCCTACATGCTTGCCTACGAGATCCGGGGCATCGGGTTCAAGACGGCCGACAAGATCGCCGCTGAGTTCAACATCACCGGTGCCGACCCGCGCCGACTCGAGGCCGGCCTGCTGTTCGTCCTGAACGCCGCTCTCGACGAAGGCCACATGTTCCTGCCGCGCCCCGAGCTGGTGAAGCGAAGCGTCGAGATCCTCCAGGTCGAGGATGTGGCGGCCGTCGAAGGAGCGATCGACGCCCAGACGAAAGACCGGCGCATCGTCATTCGCGACCACGGCGACATCGCCTGCGTGTATCTCTCGTTCGCCTGGCGTGACGAGATCGGCGTCGTTGAGCGCCTCGCCCCCTTGTTGCAGGACGCGCCTGACCACGCCTCCCACGACAGGGGAAGTGGGCCGCCGGCGCCAGGATGGCGCGGTCCAGGCGGCCCCGACCGGGGGAAGCTGCTTGCAGCGCTCGAGGGGGCGACCTCGAAGGCGGGTATCACGCTCACCGAGATCCAGGCCGTCGCCGTCGAAAAGTCGCTGCGCGAGCGATTTCTTGTCATCACCGGCGGTCCGGGCACCGGCAAGACGACGACCCTGAAAACGCTCGTCGAGGCGCATACGCTGATGGGCCGCCGGGTCCTGCTCGCGAGCCCGACCGGCCGGGCCGCGAAACGCCTCGCCGAAGTGAGCGGTCGGGAGGCGAAAACGATCCACCGCCTGCTCGAATACTCGCCCCAGGAGGGCGGCTTCCGCTACAACCAGTCGAAGCCGCTCGCCTGCGACACCCTCGTCGTCGACGAGGCCTCGATGATCGACATGAACCTGTTTCACGCGCTGATCAAGGCTGTCCCGCCGGGCGCCACCTGCGTGCTCGTCGGCGACGCCGACCAGTTGCCGTCCGTCGGCCCAGGCCTGCTGCTGCGCCAGTTGATCGAATCCGGCGTCGCGCCCGTCGTGAGGCTGAACATCGTTTTCCGGCAGGCGGAGGAGTCGCTGATCATCCGCAATGCCTATCGCGTCCACGGCGGCGCGATGCCGATCCTCGTTTCCCCCGACGGGAAAACGCGCACCGACTGCTACTTCCTCGACGCGGGCGAGCCCGACAAGGCGCTTCCCCTGCTCCGGAACGTGGTGTCGCTGAGTCTGACGAAACGGTTCGGATACCATCCGATCGAGGACATCCAAGTGCTCACCCCAATGAACCGCGGCACGCTCGGCGCCGCGAACCTCAACAGGGAACTGCAGGAGGCGCTGAATCCCGCTTCCCCCGAAAAACCCGAGCTGACGCACATGCACCGGGTCTTTCGCGTCGGCGACAAGGTGATCCAGCTCAAAAACAATTACGACCTCGACGTGTTCAACGGCGACATCGGCATTGTCCGAAATGTCGAGACCGAAGATCAGGAGATCGTCGTCGAGTTCCCTCAGGGGGAACGGGTATACCAGGCCGCCGATCTGCTCGACCTCTCCCACGCGTTCGCGATCACCGTTCACAAGTCCCAGGGAAGCGAATACCCGGCCGTGGTGCTCGTCGCGACGACCCAGCACTACGTGATGCTCCAACGGAACCTGCTCTATACTGGCATGACGCGGGCTCGCAGAACCCTCGTGCTGATGGGAAGTAAACGCGCCGTCTGGATCGCCGTGAAAAACGACAGGGTCCAGGCGCGCTGGACCCTGCTTGCCGACCTGCTCAGGGAAACCTATCCGGAACGGGCGAAAGTCGCGGTATCAAATGAACGGAATGAACAGAATGGTCACGATCCAGAGCAGGGATGA
- a CDS encoding DUF1786 family protein: protein MLSPFEIPDTLAMDIGTGTKDVMHFSARHTLENNVKLVVPTPALVMADRLERHEGELRISGYTMGGGYLAKVIKRHRACGRRVVMEEMPAFTVRNNIEEIEAAGIEIVERVEEPTHVFDEIELPLYYELLGRFGIDTKKIRIIGISAQDHGYNTSEESSRRNRFKYFLDHLAGERSPRSLVFTDTDLPDVFGRLFSGARCVKHFDHTLRAVLIDTSFSAILGCGLDPRVAALRGPVLYINYGNGHTMACIMDGTRILSFFEHHTRVLKTKPEVMAGFMSRLAEGKLSTDEVFDDDGNGCVTFEPIAFSELAGVVVTGPQRHLIEQSGLGPFVEAAPGGDMMMTGPLGLLRGVTMRRHELCG, encoded by the coding sequence ATGCTGTCACCGTTCGAAATTCCCGACACCCTGGCGATGGACATCGGAACCGGCACCAAGGATGTGATGCACTTTTCTGCCCGTCACACGCTCGAAAACAACGTCAAGCTCGTCGTGCCGACGCCGGCGCTCGTGATGGCCGACCGGCTGGAGCGTCACGAGGGGGAGTTGCGCATTTCCGGTTACACGATGGGCGGCGGATATCTCGCGAAGGTCATCAAGCGGCACCGGGCCTGCGGCAGGCGCGTCGTCATGGAGGAAATGCCCGCTTTCACGGTCCGCAACAACATCGAAGAGATCGAAGCCGCGGGTATCGAGATCGTCGAGCGGGTCGAGGAGCCCACCCACGTTTTCGACGAGATCGAACTGCCGCTCTATTACGAGCTGCTCGGCCGGTTCGGCATCGACACGAAAAAGATCAGAATCATCGGCATCTCGGCCCAGGACCACGGCTACAACACGAGCGAGGAGTCTTCTCGGCGGAACCGGTTCAAGTATTTCCTCGACCATCTCGCCGGCGAACGCTCCCCCCGCTCGCTGGTCTTCACCGACACCGATCTTCCCGACGTCTTCGGCCGTCTCTTTTCGGGCGCACGGTGTGTGAAGCATTTCGATCATACGCTCCGCGCCGTGCTGATCGACACCTCGTTCTCCGCCATTCTTGGCTGTGGTCTCGACCCGAGAGTCGCCGCCCTGCGCGGCCCGGTGCTGTACATCAATTACGGGAACGGGCACACGATGGCCTGCATCATGGACGGCACCCGCATTCTCTCGTTTTTCGAGCACCACACCCGCGTCCTCAAGACGAAACCCGAGGTCATGGCCGGCTTCATGAGCCGGCTCGCCGAAGGGAAGCTTTCGACCGACGAAGTGTTCGACGACGATGGGAACGGCTGCGTGACGTTCGAGCCCATCGCTTTTTCCGAACTCGCCGGCGTCGTCGTGACCGGCCCTCAACGCCATCTGATCGAACAGAGCGGCCTCGGTCCGTTCGTCGAGGCGGCGCCCGGGGGCGACATGATGATGACCGGACCGCTCGGCCTGCTGCGGGGCGTCACCATGCGGAGGCATGAGTTGTGCGGCTGA
- a CDS encoding permease, which translates to MYRHHFPLMNELFGWLRTTWAWPGLEEVGRFLGTHLISGMIPAFFIAGAIAVFLDKQRITRLMGPQAPAWVSYPIASFAGAILTVCSCGVIPIFTGILQQGAGIGPAFTFLFSSPAVNLIALTYTTTFLGLGFTAARIVAVIASSIAIGLVMRLLFREPPPLAVPTLAMAEEESDRTDGQTLIVFLLLLLIMLTSTGIFDRHLRPDPVAINSPMLTSSMIRALDFLLSKLLVIFFEIAILAGALWKWFRPDEVKQWLKKSWSLFVMIFPTVLLGIFISGLLAALVPLTRYMSLFSVNSIESNLLASLIGSLMYFGTIVGVNIVATLVHFGMHTGPALTLILSGPAVSLPSVLALQAVVGRKKAVVFLLLVMLFTALSGYLYGML; encoded by the coding sequence ATGTATCGCCACCACTTTCCCCTGATGAACGAGCTTTTTGGCTGGCTCCGAACGACCTGGGCTTGGCCTGGCCTCGAAGAGGTCGGCCGGTTTCTCGGCACTCATCTCATTTCCGGCATGATTCCGGCGTTCTTCATCGCCGGCGCGATCGCCGTCTTTCTGGACAAGCAGCGCATCACCAGGCTCATGGGGCCGCAAGCCCCCGCCTGGGTCTCCTATCCCATCGCCTCGTTCGCCGGGGCGATCCTCACCGTCTGCTCATGCGGCGTCATCCCTATATTTACAGGTATCCTTCAGCAGGGCGCGGGCATCGGCCCGGCGTTCACGTTCCTGTTCTCGTCTCCGGCGGTCAACCTCATCGCCCTGACCTACACGACCACCTTTCTGGGTCTCGGCTTCACCGCCGCCCGCATCGTCGCGGTCATCGCCTCGTCCATCGCGATCGGGCTTGTGATGCGACTTCTGTTCAGAGAGCCTCCGCCGCTGGCCGTTCCCACCCTGGCGATGGCCGAAGAGGAAAGCGACCGCACCGACGGCCAGACGCTCATCGTCTTCCTCCTGCTCCTCCTGATCATGCTCACTTCGACGGGCATCTTCGACCGGCATCTCCGGCCCGACCCCGTCGCCATCAACTCTCCCATGCTGACGTCCAGCATGATCAGAGCCCTCGATTTCCTGCTGTCGAAACTCCTGGTGATTTTCTTCGAGATCGCGATTCTTGCCGGCGCCCTGTGGAAATGGTTCAGACCCGACGAGGTGAAACAGTGGCTGAAAAAGTCCTGGAGCCTCTTCGTGATGATATTTCCAACGGTTCTGCTGGGTATTTTCATTTCGGGACTGCTCGCCGCTCTCGTCCCGCTGACCCGGTATATGTCGCTCTTCTCCGTCAATTCGATCGAGTCGAACCTGCTGGCAAGTCTGATCGGCTCACTGATGTATTTCGGGACGATCGTCGGCGTGAATATCGTAGCGACCCTCGTCCATTTCGGCATGCACACCGGCCCGGCCCTGACGCTCATCCTTTCCGGCCCGGCCGTGAGTCTCCCGAGCGTTCTCGCCCTCCAGGCCGTCGTCGGCAGAAAGAAGGCCGTTGTCTTTCTTCTGCTCGTCATGCTCTTTACCGCGCTGAGCGGGTATCTATACGGCATGCTGTAA